TTTAATGGTATGTATGACAGGTTTTAGTAAGGAAACTTGCTTGTTACTTGCTTGGTCATGTATTGTATTTTTTACTCTTTACTCTGGTTCAAAAGGTGTTTTAATTACAGATACAATAATGTGTATATTCTTTCTTATTGCAACTATTGTTGCTGGTCAATATATATTTAATGCCTCTGGAGGAATATCGAATCTAATTACAAATTTGGTAAATAATCCAAATACTCCTGATGGTTTACTAAGTTTTCATGGAAATACTAATGGCAAAAGTATTTTTGATATACTATTTTATGGTTTTACTATGGGGATAATTTGGATGATTACTGTTGCAGTTAGTCCTTGGCAAGCAGGTAGAAATTTAATGGTTAAAAATGAACATATTATTTTTCGTGCTGGAACTATAGGTGTTTTATTAAGTGTATTTTTTTTACTTTATTTATATCTAATGGCAATTAGTGTTATTCAAATTAATCCAAATATGCAAGAACCTGAAAGAGTTATTATTTGGGCTGCATTTGAAGTAATGCCAGAATTGATTGGTGTTTTACTTCTAACAGGAATTATGGCAGCAGGACTCTCATCTGCTTCAACATTTTTATCTGTTGTTAGCTTTTGTACTTCAAGTGATATTTTAGATGTGAAGTTCAAAAAAGATAGTTCAAAAATTAATTTTACTAGACTTATTGTTTTTATAGTTAGCTTAATTGCTTTAGGCTTAGCATATCTTGACCTTTCTTCAATTAGAATAATTGCTTGGTTTGCAAGTACTATAATTGCTGCTTCATGGGGATATGTAGCATTTGCTAGTGTATGGAGTAAAAAACTTACAGAAAAAGGTGCTTACTACTCAATGGTTGGTGGATTTTTAATATTTTTCATCACAAAAATATTAAAAGAGATGTTTAATTTACCACTTGATAATATTTTTGACCCATTTTTCCTTGCTATTTTTGGTAGTGCTACGTTGGGAATACTTGGCTCATATAAAGAACGAAGAACAAAAACTGAAGTGGATTTTTTTAATAATCTACACAAAATACCTAGTTCTGAAAGTATAATAAATGAATATAAAAAAGATAGAATATTTGGGTGGACACTAATACTTGCAGGTTTTGTTATTAGTAGTTTTCTAATTAAATACTGGGCAATTCCATATAATGAAGCCCTTGGAACATCTATATTTAAATAAAGGATAAAAATGAATTTTTCTATGCTATATAGTAAAATACACAGAGCAACAGTAACTGATGCAAATTTGAATTATGTAGGTTCAATTACAATTGATGAAGAGCTAATGAAAGCTGCAAAATTTAAGCTAGGACAAAAAGTTGATATTGTCAATATCAACAATGGAGAGAGATTTTCTACATACATAATTAAAGGTAAAGCAGGAAGTAAAGATATGTGCTTAAATGGAGCTGCTGCTAGAAAGGTAGAGATTGGCGATCAAATAATAGTTATTGCTTATGCCTCATATAGTGAAATTGAATTAGATACTTATAAACCAACTGTTGTATTAGTAAATGAAAATAATGATATTGCATCAATAGTAAATGAAATATAAGTTCATTTACTTAAATTAATTTTAATATTTTATTTTAGTATTTAAAGTTAAATTAATTGACAAAAAATCATGATTTCTATATAATCATCTCTAGAGCTTAAAGAAAAATAGTTAAGGATAGGGATAGATATGAAT
The window above is part of the Malaciobacter marinus genome. Proteins encoded here:
- a CDS encoding sodium:solute symporter family protein, with translation MNSYIIGVLLSMLVYLVVGVYVGRKVKNINDYYVSGRNATTIFISGTMFASMLSTNGFMGDTAYAYNGNITTLVLLNTICACGYIIGGLYFGRYIRRSKANTMPTYFWQRFNSIRIRKFAGIITVVSLSAYLLSVLQGTAILMVCMTGFSKETCLLLAWSCIVFFTLYSGSKGVLITDTIMCIFFLIATIVAGQYIFNASGGISNLITNLVNNPNTPDGLLSFHGNTNGKSIFDILFYGFTMGIIWMITVAVSPWQAGRNLMVKNEHIIFRAGTIGVLLSVFFLLYLYLMAISVIQINPNMQEPERVIIWAAFEVMPELIGVLLLTGIMAAGLSSASTFLSVVSFCTSSDILDVKFKKDSSKINFTRLIVFIVSLIALGLAYLDLSSIRIIAWFASTIIAASWGYVAFASVWSKKLTEKGAYYSMVGGFLIFFITKILKEMFNLPLDNIFDPFFLAIFGSATLGILGSYKERRTKTEVDFFNNLHKIPSSESIINEYKKDRIFGWTLILAGFVISSFLIKYWAIPYNEALGTSIFK
- the panD gene encoding aspartate 1-decarboxylase encodes the protein MNFSMLYSKIHRATVTDANLNYVGSITIDEELMKAAKFKLGQKVDIVNINNGERFSTYIIKGKAGSKDMCLNGAAARKVEIGDQIIVIAYASYSEIELDTYKPTVVLVNENNDIASIVNEI